A genomic stretch from Paraburkholderia dioscoreae includes:
- a CDS encoding PP2C family protein-serine/threonine phosphatase, with the protein MTCASQFRWTSSARSDAGRVREINEDACLDQSELGRWAVADGMGGHAVGDLASRLVIDALARLTSPVSMKAFVADARARLQSANRQLREEAARRQVQRIGSTVVVLLACDRFCGYVWAGDSRLYLLREGSLRQLTRDHSQVEALKSLGVISEEEARHHPAQHMITRAVGATDVLELDDDAIEVVDGDVFLLCSDGLSNEVSEEDMLAVLSKAASANASEELVDLALARGGRDNITAVVVRAEDPNASDKTLLNPAP; encoded by the coding sequence GTGACCTGTGCCAGCCAATTTCGCTGGACGTCGTCCGCGCGTTCCGACGCCGGACGCGTCCGCGAAATCAACGAAGATGCCTGCCTCGACCAGTCCGAGCTCGGACGCTGGGCCGTCGCCGACGGCATGGGCGGGCACGCGGTCGGCGATCTGGCGAGCCGTCTGGTGATCGATGCACTCGCCCGGCTCACCTCGCCGGTCAGCATGAAAGCCTTCGTCGCCGACGCGCGCGCGCGCCTGCAAAGCGCCAATCGTCAACTGCGGGAAGAAGCCGCGCGACGCCAGGTGCAGCGTATCGGCAGTACGGTCGTCGTGCTGCTCGCCTGCGACCGCTTCTGCGGCTATGTGTGGGCCGGCGACAGTCGCCTGTATCTGCTGCGCGAAGGCAGCTTGCGGCAGCTCACACGCGATCACAGTCAGGTCGAAGCGCTCAAGTCGCTCGGCGTGATCTCCGAGGAAGAGGCACGGCATCATCCGGCGCAGCACATGATTACGCGCGCTGTAGGCGCGACAGACGTGCTCGAACTCGACGACGATGCCATCGAAGTCGTGGACGGCGACGTCTTCCTTCTCTGCAGCGACGGCCTGAGCAACGAGGTCAGCGAAGAAGACATGCTCGCCGTGCTGAGCAAGGCGGCGAGCGCGAACGCCTCTGAAGAGCTCGTCGACCTGGCGCTCGCGCGCGGCGGTCGCGACAACATCACCGCCGTGGTCGTGCGCGCAGAAGATCCCAACGCATCGGACAAAACCCTGCTTAACCCGGCCCCCTGA
- a CDS encoding HlyD family efflux transporter periplasmic adaptor subunit, with amino-acid sequence MKRDSHPRPLSEALEDHSVEGIAILTAEPVRIARALIWAMVALVVVGLLWSFVGRADVIVSAQGTLSPESEVRRIYAPIDGELADLYIAEGQPVSKGDVLARLNARGAIEAASNALQAQLKLEDAERDWKQFPEKKALMERKAAALKAQMEVEAHQHENRVSEGTTKLAEGQKAELDEARSVLDNARRTREAARQELDRYSRLFAQPGGGGIAELQVEQKRTAAMEADNAYRVAQSKLAELDFRLSHEYAQANAQLETSGQQTTDLQLQYDSAVRDITDAEDKLRLQLQSARLVSEAAARIRFENIDKDNFLLILAPVSGVITDVTSTQRGDKIQANAPLGGIAPKDARPVLKIEIAEHDRAFLHEGLPVKLKFNAFPYQRYGLINGTLAYISPATKPSSTDKQPVYEGRVTLDKDYYQIADTRYPLRYGMTASAEIVVRERRLIDLGLDPFRQVAG; translated from the coding sequence GTGAAGCGCGACAGTCACCCTAGACCGTTGTCGGAGGCGCTGGAAGATCACAGCGTCGAGGGCATTGCGATTCTCACGGCGGAGCCCGTGCGGATTGCGCGCGCGCTGATCTGGGCGATGGTCGCGCTGGTCGTGGTGGGACTGCTGTGGTCGTTCGTGGGGCGTGCGGATGTGATCGTTAGCGCGCAAGGCACCCTGTCGCCGGAATCGGAGGTGCGCCGGATCTACGCGCCGATCGACGGCGAGCTTGCCGATCTGTATATCGCCGAGGGGCAACCCGTATCGAAGGGCGACGTGCTGGCGCGGTTGAACGCGCGCGGTGCAATCGAGGCCGCCAGCAACGCGTTGCAAGCGCAACTCAAACTGGAAGACGCCGAGCGCGACTGGAAGCAGTTCCCTGAGAAGAAAGCGCTGATGGAGCGTAAAGCGGCCGCGCTCAAGGCGCAGATGGAGGTGGAAGCACACCAGCACGAAAATCGCGTCTCCGAAGGCACGACCAAACTCGCGGAAGGGCAGAAGGCCGAACTCGACGAAGCGCGCAGCGTGCTCGACAATGCCCGGCGCACGCGTGAAGCGGCGCGCCAGGAATTGGACCGCTACTCGCGGCTGTTCGCGCAGCCGGGCGGAGGCGGTATTGCCGAATTGCAGGTGGAGCAGAAACGCACTGCGGCGATGGAAGCGGATAACGCGTACCGTGTCGCGCAATCAAAACTCGCGGAGCTGGATTTCCGCCTGAGCCATGAATACGCACAGGCGAATGCGCAACTGGAAACCAGTGGCCAGCAGACCACCGACCTGCAGCTTCAATACGATTCGGCGGTGCGCGACATTACCGACGCGGAAGACAAGTTGCGCCTGCAACTGCAAAGTGCGCGGCTGGTGTCCGAGGCGGCCGCGCGGATTCGCTTCGAGAACATCGACAAGGATAATTTTCTGCTGATCCTCGCGCCGGTCTCGGGCGTCATTACCGACGTGACCTCGACGCAGCGCGGCGACAAGATTCAGGCGAACGCGCCGCTCGGCGGCATTGCGCCGAAAGACGCACGGCCCGTGCTGAAAATAGAAATTGCCGAACACGATCGCGCTTTTTTGCACGAAGGCTTGCCCGTCAAGCTGAAGTTCAACGCCTTTCCCTATCAGCGCTATGGGCTGATCAACGGCACGCTGGCCTATATTTCCCCGGCCACCAAGCCGTCGTCGACGGACAAGCAGCCGGTCTACGAAGGCCGCGTCACGCTCGACAAGGATTACTACCAGATTGCCGACACGCGCTATCCGTTGCGCTACGGCATGACGGCAAGCGCCGAGATCGTGGTGCGCGAGCGCCGCCTGATCGACCTGGGTCTCGATCCGTTCAGGCAGGTAGCGGGTTGA
- a CDS encoding peptidase domain-containing ABC transporter yields the protein MDAPQTAPSAAEFLTSVEILSPFSRDEIERLAEYAQARFYSFGETVCSAGETADGLYVVRSGSVRIFTEEHGKETSMGVRKSGEIFADIAMLRAYVHEASVRASAKTELLFIPRAAIEPVIAGNQAALAFVASYVAINSAGGFVAQLFDLRGKLNKAELEEYVRSVGVKRVAAGKEILKQDGREDRRLYVVRQGQVRIVRHEEGRDYTLATLGEGEIFGEKACLMRQEQMASAVATTDTRLLVIPERTVHFILERNPKLREVLDERIRYGDRELQRQKRLEQRRKLPLMLDLQTKPEFGEKVIKRFALVEQAEEMDCGAACLAMICRHYSIPMTLGKLRELANVTTQGATLDSLARAGESLGFTARGVQCTFDSLRGFDLPFIVHWEGYHYVVVYGLSKDYVWVADPAVGFRKMTVEDFERGWSGTCLLFAGGPNLLQMSAARSPWIRFVGYLTPYKKILGHLFLATFVIQVLGVIPPLIIQNILDGVIVHQNVSLLHLLIGGLIIANVFSQLMSSIRAYLANFMVRNMDFAMMSQFFRHTLSLPFSFFAKRKTGDIFARFQENQTIRAFLTESTVTTALNLLMVFIYFTIMFVYNVKMTLVLIAFVIPIMALTAIATPKIKGYAREVFTASTESKSFLMEALAGVETIKGMGIERPVRLRWEKKYAKALEVQYRAHAFNILVGLGSQLLNAATTIAILWVGANLVLAREMTIGQLIAFNAFMGSVLGPLMGLVGLWSMLNDAGVAMERLGDVLDIEPEQKPQDLPSRVMLPELQGEISLSGVYFRYGENDSSYVLENISFDIKPGELVAIVGRSGSGKTTLAKLLVGFYTPTEGKMTIDGYDLGVVDKAYYRAQIGYVMQSNLLFSGTIAENIASGDDAPDRRRIEEVAKMADAHAFISKMPLGYEQIVGERGIGLSGGQIQRLCIARALYHDPRLLVFDEATSALDSQSESNILGNMHDILKGRTAVIIAHRLSTIMRADKILVLYEGAIVEQGRHEELIQRGGMYYQLVQKQLSA from the coding sequence ATGGATGCACCCCAGACCGCGCCCTCCGCAGCCGAGTTTCTGACCTCGGTGGAGATCCTTTCGCCATTTTCGCGCGACGAGATCGAGCGTCTTGCCGAATATGCGCAAGCGCGCTTCTATTCCTTCGGCGAAACGGTCTGCTCCGCGGGCGAGACGGCCGACGGGCTATACGTGGTTCGCTCGGGTTCCGTGCGGATTTTCACGGAGGAGCACGGCAAGGAAACCAGCATGGGGGTGCGCAAATCCGGCGAGATCTTTGCCGATATCGCGATGCTGCGCGCCTATGTTCACGAAGCGTCGGTGCGGGCGTCGGCGAAAACCGAGTTGCTGTTCATTCCGCGTGCCGCGATCGAGCCGGTGATCGCCGGCAATCAGGCCGCGCTGGCGTTCGTCGCCAGTTATGTGGCAATCAACTCCGCGGGCGGTTTCGTCGCGCAACTGTTCGATCTGCGTGGCAAGCTGAACAAGGCGGAACTCGAAGAGTATGTGCGCAGCGTCGGTGTGAAGCGGGTCGCAGCCGGCAAGGAGATTCTCAAGCAGGATGGACGCGAGGACCGGCGGTTGTATGTGGTGCGGCAGGGCCAAGTGCGTATTGTCCGGCACGAGGAAGGTCGTGACTACACGCTCGCCACGCTCGGCGAAGGCGAGATATTCGGCGAGAAAGCTTGCCTGATGCGCCAGGAGCAGATGGCCTCGGCTGTCGCGACGACCGATACGCGGCTACTGGTGATTCCTGAGCGCACGGTCCACTTCATTCTCGAACGCAATCCGAAGTTGCGCGAAGTACTCGACGAGCGGATTCGTTACGGCGACCGCGAATTGCAGCGGCAAAAGCGGCTCGAACAGCGGCGCAAGCTGCCGCTCATGCTCGATCTGCAGACCAAACCCGAGTTTGGCGAGAAGGTGATCAAACGCTTCGCGCTGGTCGAACAGGCCGAGGAAATGGACTGCGGCGCGGCATGTCTTGCGATGATATGCCGCCACTACAGCATTCCGATGACGCTCGGCAAATTGCGCGAACTCGCCAACGTCACCACTCAGGGCGCCACGCTCGACAGTCTCGCGCGTGCGGGCGAGTCGCTTGGCTTCACAGCGCGCGGCGTGCAATGCACGTTCGATTCGTTGCGCGGCTTCGACCTGCCGTTCATCGTGCACTGGGAGGGCTACCACTATGTCGTGGTGTATGGGCTTTCAAAAGATTATGTGTGGGTCGCGGACCCGGCGGTCGGCTTCAGGAAGATGACCGTCGAAGATTTCGAGCGCGGCTGGAGCGGCACCTGTCTGCTGTTTGCCGGCGGCCCGAATCTGCTGCAAATGTCCGCCGCGCGTTCGCCGTGGATCCGCTTTGTCGGCTACCTCACGCCGTACAAGAAGATTCTCGGCCACCTGTTTCTCGCCACCTTCGTGATTCAGGTATTGGGCGTGATTCCGCCGCTGATTATCCAGAACATTCTGGACGGCGTGATCGTGCATCAGAATGTCAGCCTGCTGCATCTGCTGATTGGCGGCTTGATTATCGCCAATGTCTTTTCGCAGTTGATGTCGTCGATTCGCGCCTATCTGGCCAATTTCATGGTGCGCAATATGGACTTCGCGATGATGTCGCAGTTCTTCAGGCACACCCTGTCGCTGCCATTCTCGTTTTTCGCCAAGCGCAAGACCGGCGACATTTTCGCGCGCTTCCAGGAGAACCAGACGATCCGCGCTTTCCTGACCGAATCCACAGTCACCACGGCGCTGAACCTGCTGATGGTGTTCATCTACTTCACGATCATGTTCGTCTACAACGTGAAGATGACGCTGGTGTTGATTGCGTTCGTCATTCCGATCATGGCGCTGACCGCGATCGCCACGCCTAAGATCAAAGGCTATGCGCGCGAAGTGTTCACCGCGTCGACCGAATCGAAGTCGTTTCTGATGGAAGCGCTCGCAGGTGTCGAGACCATCAAGGGCATGGGTATCGAGCGGCCGGTGCGTTTGCGTTGGGAGAAGAAGTACGCGAAGGCGCTCGAAGTGCAATATCGCGCGCATGCGTTCAACATTCTCGTGGGACTCGGCAGTCAGTTGCTGAATGCCGCGACCACGATTGCGATTCTCTGGGTCGGCGCGAATCTCGTGCTGGCGCGCGAAATGACGATCGGCCAGTTGATCGCGTTCAACGCGTTCATGGGCAGCGTACTGGGTCCGTTGATGGGCCTGGTCGGCTTGTGGAGCATGCTGAATGATGCCGGCGTGGCAATGGAACGCCTTGGCGATGTACTCGATATCGAACCCGAGCAGAAGCCTCAGGATCTGCCTTCGCGTGTGATGCTGCCAGAACTCCAGGGCGAAATCAGTCTGAGCGGCGTTTATTTCCGCTACGGCGAAAACGACTCGTCGTACGTGCTCGAAAACATCAGCTTCGATATCAAGCCGGGTGAACTGGTGGCGATAGTCGGGCGCAGCGGTTCGGGCAAGACCACGCTCGCCAAGTTGCTGGTCGGCTTCTACACGCCAACCGAGGGCAAGATGACGATAGACGGTTACGATCTCGGCGTGGTCGATAAAGCCTATTACCGCGCGCAGATCGGCTATGTGATGCAGAGCAACCTGCTGTTTTCCGGCACGATTGCCGAGAATATCGCGAGCGGAGACGATGCGCCCGATCGGCGCCGCATCGAGGAAGTGGCGAAGATGGCCGACGCACACGCGTTCATCAGCAAGATGCCGCTCGGCTATGAGCAGATTGTCGGTGAGCGCGGAATCGGTTTGTCGGGCGGGCAGATCCAGCGGTTGTGCATTGCGCGGGCGCTGTATCACGATCCGCGGCTGCTGGTATTCGACGAAGCGACTTCGGCACTGGACTCGCAATCGGAAAGCAATATTCTCGGCAATATGCACGACATCCTGAAAGGCCGCACGGCGGTGATCATCGCGCATAGACTCAGCACGATCATGCGTGCGGACAAGATTCTCGTGCTGTACGAAGGAGCGATTGTGGAACAGGGCCGTCACGAAGAGCTGATTCAGCGCGGCGGTATGTATTACCAGTTGGTCCAGAAACAGTTGAGTGCGTGA
- a CDS encoding FHA domain-containing protein has protein sequence MAAGEAPIAEMRATEGAAFDVVLSPAASAQRPALDAIRIVDNLFAIGRSEAPFTDYPAERIARLSRRHARIFMEHGAVYVADLGSKNGTTVNGVAVRQTPARVRAGDELCFGDELCYRVSIEPRARIVAAAGSAVAPGLLLVPQRDDLGLQLIEVQAFPFLVSKSDDVFSRYKDRYPHQVNYISRRHAHIFLKGGELYVEDLGSTNGTFVGGKRLDESALPLVEGDVVAFGGDHFVYRVTLQKTPEVEPTVTQLFLNPAAAEAADPDKTTFVGAAHSFLDIFCVDPGLQREDEVNEAAQPISAHGKRDTPTGTEKGANGTNGANGANGAAHAGAAKRRPQRWRLLAGELGKAFAIGDRASVRRIAIWGGVGLVALIAIASTLYMRGSSERELKNLLANGDYSSAVTTATGYLASHPADTKVSALASEALLKAKLPNWLNVLEKAQFDQADALLNEMKSLSANNADAASLISELQWVGDLERFVAGRGGMDAPIRMYTDEGTIGNLLQRWEDDAKSHQRALDRIASYVPVFADPYAQALSHLRKLESDDSVYLAAIDRLNGTIRTELARDKPDALPPVLDDYAQRYPRLAGIDRVRQDLRQYTDLLNAALSRQLAPLVAMLKSAHFGTPPFQAQFQQMAASRLPSPDVIARHDAVTAAWQHGDSQQALAGLQAMPAGPWSDVLTAELAHKKALLDQYANLQKTRADKDYDQRLLSFYASLDPATDVWFLQSIQKDVAALHDKALARAQDLLLRAQSLWKQYRAGGSIGGTQRLEAGISPGFRSEARLLSDAQTSAQQGMRIYTQLKADHPADFDRLLADIEAEANLQRRSLTELRMVLDPGLLKAKLALIGGEQSEARQSP, from the coding sequence ATGGCCGCCGGCGAAGCTCCGATTGCTGAGATGCGCGCGACTGAAGGCGCTGCGTTCGACGTGGTGTTGTCGCCGGCTGCGTCCGCGCAACGTCCTGCGCTCGACGCGATCAGGATCGTCGACAACCTGTTCGCAATCGGGCGCAGCGAGGCACCATTTACCGACTATCCGGCGGAACGGATTGCGCGCCTGTCGCGCCGTCATGCGCGGATTTTCATGGAACATGGCGCGGTGTACGTGGCAGACCTCGGCAGTAAGAACGGCACGACGGTGAATGGCGTCGCGGTGCGGCAAACACCGGCACGCGTGCGCGCCGGCGATGAACTGTGCTTTGGCGACGAGCTCTGCTACCGGGTGAGCATCGAGCCGCGCGCGCGTATCGTCGCGGCCGCCGGTTCGGCCGTCGCGCCGGGACTGCTGCTGGTGCCGCAGCGGGACGATCTCGGCCTGCAACTCATCGAGGTGCAGGCGTTTCCGTTTCTCGTCAGCAAATCGGACGACGTCTTTTCGCGCTACAAGGACCGCTATCCGCATCAGGTCAATTACATTTCGCGGCGACACGCGCATATCTTTCTGAAGGGCGGCGAGCTCTACGTCGAAGATCTCGGCAGCACCAACGGCACATTCGTCGGCGGAAAGCGGCTGGACGAATCCGCGTTGCCGCTCGTAGAGGGAGACGTCGTTGCATTTGGCGGAGATCACTTCGTCTACAGGGTGACGCTGCAGAAGACCCCTGAAGTCGAGCCCACCGTGACCCAGCTATTCCTCAATCCGGCCGCCGCTGAAGCTGCCGATCCTGACAAGACCACCTTCGTCGGCGCCGCGCATTCTTTCCTCGACATCTTTTGCGTCGATCCAGGCCTGCAGCGTGAAGACGAAGTCAACGAGGCGGCGCAGCCTATTTCCGCGCATGGGAAACGCGATACGCCGACGGGTACGGAAAAGGGAGCGAACGGAACGAACGGTGCGAATGGTGCGAACGGAGCCGCCCATGCGGGAGCGGCGAAACGCAGGCCGCAACGTTGGCGTTTGCTCGCGGGTGAACTCGGCAAGGCCTTTGCGATCGGCGATCGCGCGAGCGTGCGGCGCATCGCGATTTGGGGCGGCGTCGGCTTGGTGGCGCTGATTGCGATTGCATCGACGCTATATATGCGCGGTTCGTCGGAGCGCGAGTTGAAGAACCTGCTGGCCAACGGCGATTACAGCAGCGCGGTGACCACGGCAACGGGCTATCTGGCGAGCCATCCCGCGGACACGAAAGTCAGCGCGCTAGCGAGTGAGGCGCTGTTGAAGGCGAAACTCCCCAACTGGCTGAACGTGCTGGAAAAGGCGCAGTTCGATCAGGCCGACGCACTGCTCAACGAAATGAAGTCATTGAGCGCGAACAATGCGGATGCGGCGTCGCTGATTAGTGAATTGCAATGGGTCGGCGATCTGGAGCGCTTCGTGGCGGGACGCGGTGGCATGGATGCGCCGATTCGCATGTACACGGACGAGGGCACGATCGGCAACCTCCTGCAACGCTGGGAAGACGACGCGAAGAGTCACCAGCGCGCGCTCGACCGTATCGCTTCTTATGTACCCGTATTCGCCGACCCTTATGCGCAGGCGCTGAGCCATCTGCGCAAACTCGAAAGCGACGATTCGGTCTACCTCGCCGCGATCGATCGCCTGAACGGGACGATTCGCACCGAACTGGCGCGCGACAAACCCGACGCGCTGCCACCCGTGCTCGACGATTACGCGCAGCGCTACCCGCGTCTCGCGGGCATTGACCGGGTGCGTCAGGATTTGCGCCAATACACGGACTTGCTGAATGCCGCGCTGAGCCGGCAATTGGCACCGTTGGTCGCCATGCTGAAATCGGCGCATTTCGGCACGCCGCCTTTTCAGGCGCAGTTTCAACAAATGGCGGCCAGCCGTTTGCCTTCCCCTGACGTGATTGCGCGCCATGACGCGGTGACGGCGGCATGGCAGCACGGCGACTCACAGCAGGCGCTGGCCGGTTTGCAGGCCATGCCCGCCGGGCCGTGGTCCGATGTGCTCACCGCCGAGCTGGCGCACAAGAAAGCCCTGCTCGATCAATACGCGAACCTGCAAAAGACGCGCGCCGACAAGGATTACGACCAGCGCCTGCTGTCGTTCTACGCGAGCCTCGATCCTGCAACGGACGTGTGGTTTTTGCAGTCGATCCAGAAAGACGTAGCCGCGTTGCACGACAAGGCACTGGCGCGTGCGCAGGATCTGCTGTTGCGCGCGCAGAGCCTGTGGAAACAATATCGCGCGGGCGGATCGATCGGCGGAACGCAACGTCTCGAAGCCGGTATTTCGCCGGGATTTCGCAGCGAGGCGCGTCTGCTTTCCGATGCGCAAACGTCGGCGCAACAGGGCATGCGTATTTACACGCAACTGAAGGCCGATCATCCCGCCGACTTCGACCGTCTGCTTGCGGATATCGAAGCCGAAGCGAATTTGCAGCGCCGTTCGCTGACGGAACTGCGCATGGTGCTGGATCCGGGACTTCTGAAAGCGAAGCTGGCGTTGATCGGAGGCGAGCAGAGTGAAGCGCGACAGTCACCCTAG
- a CDS encoding peptidylprolyl isomerase, protein MTAIVRIDDEVVDVSEFIRLLKLTGQFESLIEQIVRDKLTVHAAKKQGITVSADEIQQRADQFRRVRGLHRATDMNQYLDALNVSLDEFEAFITDGLYQEKMLDEIGNEAAIKDYFALNSPKFDAIEVSHIVLDSEGKAKEMISYLHDDPDSFADMAREHSIADTREAGGVIGKVLRGSLKPDIEAKIFNAAVGDLLGPFPSADRSCFEIFAVTAKYPATLDADVAAEVRRLLRESWLIARAQEHVIEAR, encoded by the coding sequence ATGACCGCGATAGTGCGAATCGATGACGAAGTCGTGGACGTGAGCGAGTTCATTCGCCTTCTGAAACTGACCGGCCAGTTCGAAAGCCTGATCGAGCAGATCGTGCGCGACAAGCTCACGGTTCACGCGGCGAAGAAGCAGGGCATAACCGTGAGCGCCGACGAAATCCAGCAACGCGCCGATCAATTCCGCCGCGTGCGCGGCTTGCATCGCGCGACGGATATGAATCAGTACCTCGACGCGCTCAACGTCAGTCTCGACGAGTTCGAGGCTTTCATTACCGACGGACTGTATCAGGAGAAGATGCTCGACGAGATCGGCAACGAGGCCGCTATCAAGGATTACTTCGCGCTGAATTCGCCGAAATTCGACGCGATCGAGGTGAGCCATATCGTGCTCGACAGCGAGGGCAAGGCGAAGGAAATGATTTCGTATCTGCACGACGATCCCGACAGTTTTGCCGACATGGCGCGCGAGCACTCGATTGCGGATACGCGCGAGGCGGGCGGCGTGATCGGCAAGGTGCTGCGAGGCTCATTGAAGCCGGATATCGAAGCGAAGATTTTCAACGCGGCTGTGGGCGACCTGCTGGGGCCGTTTCCATCGGCGGATCGCTCGTGCTTCGAGATTTTCGCCGTCACGGCCAAATATCCCGCGACGCTGGACGCCGACGTGGCCGCCGAAGTCAGGCGGCTGTTGCGCGAAAGCTGGCTGATCGCACGTGCGCAGGAACACGTGATCGAAGCGCGCTAG
- a CDS encoding sigma-54 interaction domain-containing protein, producing MMKILDQIEEASPAISYAGLIERIEILRSTLRWSSRLERADIDKLLRQATSLRDEVMQLSHKERFVQAAVAAEPQERVDQSRGARRKALLERSFIFEGTFGDNPRLLESLEIAEKAAPTDLPVLIDGESGTGKELMAKVIHANGSRADKPFISVNCGAIPDNLLESELFGHRKGAFTGASSDRKGKFESAHTGTIFLDEIGELPLAGQVKLLRVLEAHEIQRVGSDETIAVDTRIVAATNRNLRQLSEEGKFREDLFYRLSVIHVTLPPLRERRDEIPLLIAWFGDEAAGTLKRRPVRMTPRLRDFLLNYAYPGNIRELRNVMYRVSCLAGDMADIDHLPLDMRPAAPGAASSFNAATATGQEPISVTNLMSLSDAKRAASDDAEKAFLERGLREVSGTVAELARRIDMNRSHLQMLLKKHGLHSKDFRNRNQPAANRNGADDHDDEEGET from the coding sequence ATGATGAAGATACTCGACCAGATTGAAGAGGCCAGTCCCGCAATTTCGTATGCGGGGCTGATCGAGCGGATCGAGATTTTGCGCTCCACGTTGCGCTGGTCGTCGCGGCTGGAGCGCGCGGACATCGACAAACTACTCCGGCAAGCCACCTCGCTACGCGACGAGGTGATGCAACTGTCGCACAAGGAACGTTTCGTGCAAGCGGCAGTGGCCGCCGAGCCCCAGGAGCGTGTCGATCAATCGCGCGGCGCGCGGCGCAAAGCGCTACTCGAACGCAGCTTCATTTTCGAGGGGACTTTCGGCGACAATCCGCGTTTGCTCGAATCGCTCGAAATCGCCGAGAAAGCGGCGCCGACCGATCTACCCGTGCTGATCGACGGCGAAAGCGGCACCGGCAAGGAGCTGATGGCGAAGGTGATTCACGCCAACGGCTCGCGCGCCGACAAACCGTTTATTTCCGTGAACTGCGGCGCGATTCCCGACAATCTGCTGGAGTCGGAACTGTTCGGACATCGCAAAGGCGCGTTCACGGGGGCTTCGAGCGACCGCAAGGGGAAATTCGAAAGCGCGCATACGGGTACCATTTTTCTCGACGAGATCGGCGAATTGCCGCTCGCCGGCCAGGTGAAGCTGCTGCGCGTGCTGGAAGCGCATGAGATTCAGCGCGTCGGCTCCGATGAAACAATCGCGGTGGATACGCGCATCGTCGCGGCGACCAACCGCAATCTGCGGCAACTCAGCGAAGAGGGCAAGTTTCGCGAGGATCTGTTCTACCGGCTCAGCGTGATTCATGTCACGCTGCCGCCGCTGCGCGAGCGTCGCGATGAAATCCCATTGCTGATTGCGTGGTTCGGCGATGAAGCCGCCGGTACGTTGAAGCGCAGGCCCGTGCGAATGACGCCGCGTCTGCGGGACTTTCTGCTCAACTATGCGTATCCGGGCAATATCCGCGAACTGCGCAACGTGATGTATCGCGTGTCGTGTCTGGCCGGCGATATGGCCGATATCGATCACTTGCCGCTGGACATGCGACCGGCGGCGCCCGGAGCGGCGTCGTCGTTTAACGCCGCGACTGCCACGGGGCAGGAACCAATCAGCGTGACGAACCTGATGTCGTTGAGCGACGCCAAGCGTGCCGCCAGCGACGACGCCGAAAAAGCCTTTCTCGAGCGCGGCCTTCGCGAAGTGAGCGGCACGGTCGCGGAACTGGCTCGCCGTATCGACATGAACCGTTCGCATCTGCAGATGCTGCTGAAGAAGCATGGTCTGCATTCAAAGGATTTCCGCAACCGCAATCAGCCGGCCGCGAACAGGAACGGCGCGGACGACCATGACGACGAAGAAGGCGAGACGTAA
- a CDS encoding lecithin retinol acyltransferase family protein, with protein MNTNPLQTSSESSEDRRDAASTIDLPVGAHLVTQRRGYEHHGIYVGNGRVVHYAGFASSAHRGPVEEVELEQFAAGHPLSIRSTPSARYVGDEAVRRARSRLGENHYRLLTNNCEHFCSWCLLGESRSEQVHCCLRHPRTGMHALVCLVKAFVESSAKGAQGSVRMA; from the coding sequence ATGAACACGAACCCTCTTCAGACGAGCAGCGAAAGCAGCGAAGACCGCCGCGACGCCGCGTCCACCATCGACCTGCCGGTCGGCGCGCATCTCGTCACGCAACGTCGCGGTTACGAACACCACGGTATCTATGTGGGCAATGGTCGCGTGGTTCATTACGCGGGCTTTGCGAGCTCAGCGCATCGCGGCCCGGTTGAGGAAGTGGAACTGGAACAATTCGCCGCCGGCCACCCGCTGTCGATCCGTTCGACTCCGTCCGCCCGCTACGTCGGCGACGAAGCCGTACGGCGCGCGCGCTCCCGTCTCGGCGAAAACCACTATCGCCTGCTCACGAACAACTGCGAGCACTTCTGTTCGTGGTGCCTGCTCGGTGAAAGCCGCAGCGAACAAGTGCATTGCTGCCTGCGCCATCCGCGCACCGGCATGCATGCGCTGGTGTGCCTCGTGAAGGCTTTCGTGGAAAGCA